The following coding sequences are from one Canis lupus dingo isolate Sandy chromosome 21, ASM325472v2, whole genome shotgun sequence window:
- the LOC112642142 gene encoding olfactory marker protein encodes MAEDGPKQPQLSMPLVLDPDLTKQMRLRVESLKQRGEKRQDGEKLLRPAEAVYRLDFVQQQKLQFERWDVELDKPGKVTITGTSQNWTPDLTNLMTRQLLDPAAIFWRKEDAEAMDWNEADALEFGERLSDLAKIRKVMYFLITFGEGLEPANLKASVVFNQL; translated from the coding sequence ATGGCGGAGGACGGGCCGAAGCAGCCGCAGCTCAGCATGCCCCTGGTCCTGGACCCCGACCTGACCAAGCAGATGCGGCTGCGCGTGGAGAGCCTGAAGCAGCGCGGGGAGAAGCGCCAGGACGGGGAGAAGCTGCTGCGGCCGGCCGAGGCCGTGTACCGCCTGGACTTCGTCCAGCAGCAGAAGCTGCAGTTCGAGCGCTGGGACGTGGAGCTGGACAAGCCGGGCAAGGTCACCATCACGGGCACCTCGCAGAACTGGACGCCCGACCTCACCAACCTCATGACGCGCCAGCTGCTGGACCCCGCTGCCATCTTCTGGCGCAAGGAGGACGCCGAGGCCATGGATTGGAACGAGGCCGATGCCCTGGAGTTCGGGGAGCGCCTGTCCGACCTGGCCAAGATCCGCAAGGTCATGTACTTCCTCATCACCTTCGGCGAGGGCCTGGAGCCTGCTAACCTCAAGGCGTCCGTGGTCTTTAACCAGCTCTGA